Below is a window of Congzhengia minquanensis DNA.
CAGCTTGGCTGAAATGGGATCTCTGGCCTTTGATTTCCGGTCCTGTCTGGCATAGCCAAAATAGGGCATAACTGCGGTTATTCTGGAGGCCGATGCGCGTTTAAACGCGTCAATCATAATTAAAAGCTCCATCAGGTTGTCGTTCACCGGGTTTGAGGTCGACTGAACAATGAACACGTCGGAACCCCGGACTGTTTCATAAATGTTTACCGAAATCTCGCCGTCAGAAAACATGCTCACTTCGGCGTTTCCAACCTTTAAGTCCAGCTCCTTTGCAATTTTGGCCGCCAGATTTGGGTTGGCGTTGCAGGCAAAAATTTTTACATCCTTACCGTGGTTTATCATTTGTGATACTCCCCTCTTAAATCTTTTAGATATTAAAATAAAATTATTTGCGTTTCCAGTTGTCTTTAATCACCTGGCGCGCCCGTGCAATTGCCAGGGTGTCTGCCGGCACGTCCTCCGTTATGGTGGAGCCTGCGGCGGTGTATGCATTTTCACCTACTGTTACAGGTGAAACAAGATTTGTGTTGCAGCCGATGAACGCGCCGTCTTCAATCACAGTTCTATGCTTGTTTTTCCCGTCGTAGTTCACCACAACCGTGCCGCAGCCAAAGTTTATATGTTTGCCAACGTCGGCGTCGCCCACATAGGTTAAATGGGCAAGCTTTGTTCCGTCGCCAATGTTGGAGTTTTTAATTTCCACAAAGTCGCCAAGCTTTACATTTTCACCCACACAGCAGTTGGGACGCACATAGGCGAAGGGGCCAATGTTGGTGCCTGCTCCGATTTTGCTGTCGGTTAAAACCGAATGCTTCACGGTAACGTTATCGCCGATTTCGCAGTTTGCAATGTCTGAACAAAAGCCAATCAGCGCGTTTCTGCCGATTTTTGTGCTGCCCGTAATGCGCACATTAGGCTCAACCACGGTACCATCTCCTATGAGAACCGTTTCGTCGATATACACGTTGTTTTCATCAACAAACACAACGCCGGCGGCCTTGTGCTTTTTGATAATATCTTCTCTTGCCAAAAAAAACGCCTCCAAATTTTATTTTAAATCGTTTACCGATTTTTCCAAACGAATGTCGCTTCCGATAAAGTGAAGCATCAGAAAGTGCCCTATAATTCTCGACGCAACGCGCTCGGAATATTTATATTCAAACTCTGCAACAGACAGGTTTGTGTTAATTACCGTTTTTTTGCCGGAAATCAGCCGGGAGTTTAAAATATCGAACAGAGCCGCGTTGGTATACTGTGTGGAAAACTCGCTGCCCAAATCGTCTAAAATCAGCAAATCACAGGTGTATAGCTTGTCGACCTTAAACTTCAGTTTGTCGTAGTCATCCGTCCGTTTAAACTTTAGTTCCTCCAGCATGGAAAAGGTTTGATAAGCCGTTTCGTATATGACGGAATAGCCCTTTTTAATCAGTTCCTTTGCAATGCAGGTGGAAAGAAACGTCTTTCCCAGCCCCGGTGCGCCCCAAAACAGCAGGCTTTTGTCAGTTTTGCCGAAGTTATTGACAAAGCCCAGGCAGGTGTTTAAAATCCCTTTCATATGCTCCCTGGGGGAAATACCAAAATCTATGCTTTGTTCATCGGAATAAAGCGACAAATCAAAGGTTTTAAAGCTCTGGTTTTTCAGCTGGGAGGATAGGTTCGACCGCTCATAGGCCTTTAGCACCAGCTTGCGTTTATAACAGTCGCAAAGCTCTGTTCCCACAGCCCCGGTATCGCGGCATTTGGCGCACAAAAACCGTTCAGAAAGCTCGTCAGTGGCATATCCGTTTTCAACCAGCAAAGCGTCACGCTTGGAAAGCAGCTGTTTTTGCTGGGTGCGCAAATTTTTTACCTGCTGCTGCACATTCCCGCCGGACAAGGCGATTTTATAAAGCTTTAGGCCCAACATTTTAATTTCGTTGTCCACATCGAACGCTTCGGGCACGTTTTTAAACACGCGCTCCCGGCGCTCTGCCAAATCCACCTCATTCTGCCGTCTGATGTCTTCATACTCCGCTTCAATTTCCCTGTAGAGTTCCGCGTCATAAGCCATTGGTTTCACCGCCTTTTCGGGTTACGTTTAAAAAGGTCTTGCGCTCAATTTCTTCGTAATTATATCTTGATTTTTTTGGAGCAGCAGGCTTTGTTTTTAAAATTGGCTGCTCCTTTATGCCGGTTTCCCGCTCTTTTTTCCAGCTTTCCAAAATTTTATTCATGTAGCCAAAGGCCACCTTGCCGGTGTTTTCCACCGTAATTTCATAGGCTTTTTTAATGTCCTCCGCCTCACACTGAAACTCCTGCTGCCACCTGTTGATATATTCTAACTCCTTAGTGGTGAGCTTGCGCTCGTTGGCTCCGATAATGCGGCGCACTGTTCCTGCAAAGGAAAGCAATTCCTCCCGCTTTTTTATAAATAGGTTAGCTTTTGCCACCGAGTCAATTCCATTTTCAGACCATTTCTGCGCCTCACGCTCCAGCTTGCGCATGGTGGTTTTGCCCTTCGACGCAAAATATTCCACCATAACCACAATAACCTCCGGTGTGAGGCCGTAATAGTCGTACATGGAATATAGCAATTCAATGTCAGAAGACGAAAGGGTTTTGCCCAAAATGCCGCTGACAATTTTGTAGGTTTGCGCCAGCTTTGAGTTTTCTTCCATCCGTTTGCCGATTTCACCGCTTTTGTAGTGGGGCTTAAAGTCTGATTGTTTTGCTCCGCACGGAACATCGAAGCAAAACTCCACATCAAACTCCCCGTCGCCCACGCTGGTGAAATTATGTATGGCCACTAACCCTTCCGAAGCGCAAAACAAAAACGCGTTAACGACGTCTATTACATTGATATGCAGGCAGTCTGCGATAAATCCGTTTGAAATGTCTGTTCTGCCTTTATAGAACTGTCCCAGCGCGTACATATATACGGCAAGATAAACGGTGTTTCCCGTTTTTATTAACTTTTCGCAGGCCGCGTCAGGCACTTTAATAAAGCCTTGCTCCGGGCCGGAGGAAATGGGGTTTAAAATCATTTATCTCACCAACGCTTTTTATCATATAGGACATATTATACCACAAGAAACCGGTTTTGTAAACAAGATAAGACCAGTTTCGAGAAAATTTGATGGGGCTTAACCGCGAAAGCGGCGCAAAAAATGCCACGTCAGCGACTTAGGCAGTAACGTGGCACCTTGAAAACTAATTTTAAATTATTTACGCAGTCCGAGTTTTTCGATAATTGCGCGGTAACGTTCAATGTCAATCTTCATTAAATAGTTTAACAGACCTCTGCGCTGACCAACCATTTTTAAAAGTCCGCGTCTGGAATGATGGTCTTTCTTAAACAGCTTTAAGTGCTCGTTTAAGTGGTTAATACGTTCTGTTAAAAGCGCAATCTGCACTTCGGGGGAACCTGTGTCGCCCTCATGCAGCTTATACTTTTCAATAATTTCCTGTTTTACTTCTGGTCTCATGAAAAAAATCCTCCTAAAAAAATATTTAAGCCGAAAACCGAGAGAAAGGTCTAATTCGAGGCGACGCCCAACCCCCAGTCTTGGTAACAGAAAGTATTTTACCACAACCAGTTGTATTTGTAAAGGGTTTTTTTAAATTTTTTTAAATTTTTTGTAAAGAAAATGAAATATAACCTCAATATTCATATTCAAAGCTGGTGTGGTCGGAATTAAAGTCAAACACAAGTTTGTCCTCAAGGTAAAATTTAAAATTGGCAAAGCAAGAGGGATTTTCTAAAATGGTTCTGCTCATCTCCCCCTTGTCCGGCGCGGCAAGCTTTAGCCCGGCATCTGGCCGAAGCCAAATTTCAAGCTGCTGTTTTCCCTGTTTTAACACAATTTGGTTTTCAGTGCAGGCCAGCACTTTTGCGCCCAGATATGTGGCAAAGCGGTATTCCCTGCCCTCATAAAGCACCAGTGCAATGGTTCCCACAAAGTGAAAAAACAGAAACGGAATGGTGGCAACTGAAGCAAA
It encodes the following:
- a CDS encoding ATP-binding protein, with translation MAYDAELYREIEAEYEDIRRQNEVDLAERRERVFKNVPEAFDVDNEIKMLGLKLYKIALSGGNVQQQVKNLRTQQKQLLSKRDALLVENGYATDELSERFLCAKCRDTGAVGTELCDCYKRKLVLKAYERSNLSSQLKNQSFKTFDLSLYSDEQSIDFGISPREHMKGILNTCLGFVNNFGKTDKSLLFWGAPGLGKTFLSTCIAKELIKKGYSVIYETAYQTFSMLEELKFKRTDDYDKLKFKVDKLYTCDLLILDDLGSEFSTQYTNAALFDILNSRLISGKKTVINTNLSVAEFEYKYSERVASRIIGHFLMLHFIGSDIRLEKSVNDLK
- a CDS encoding DnaD domain protein produces the protein MILNPISSGPEQGFIKVPDAACEKLIKTGNTVYLAVYMYALGQFYKGRTDISNGFIADCLHINVIDVVNAFLFCASEGLVAIHNFTSVGDGEFDVEFCFDVPCGAKQSDFKPHYKSGEIGKRMEENSKLAQTYKIVSGILGKTLSSSDIELLYSMYDYYGLTPEVIVVMVEYFASKGKTTMRKLEREAQKWSENGIDSVAKANLFIKKREELLSFAGTVRRIIGANERKLTTKELEYINRWQQEFQCEAEDIKKAYEITVENTGKVAFGYMNKILESWKKERETGIKEQPILKTKPAAPKKSRYNYEEIERKTFLNVTRKGGETNGL
- a CDS encoding UDP-N-acetylglucosamine diphosphorylase: MAREDIIKKHKAAGVVFVDENNVYIDETVLIGDGTVVEPNVRITGSTKIGRNALIGFCSDIANCEIGDNVTVKHSVLTDSKIGAGTNIGPFAYVRPNCCVGENVKLGDFVEIKNSNIGDGTKLAHLTYVGDADVGKHINFGCGTVVVNYDGKNKHRTVIEDGAFIGCNTNLVSPVTVGENAYTAAGSTITEDVPADTLAIARARQVIKDNWKRK
- the rpsO gene encoding 30S ribosomal protein S15; the encoded protein is MRPEVKQEIIEKYKLHEGDTGSPEVQIALLTERINHLNEHLKLFKKDHHSRRGLLKMVGQRRGLLNYLMKIDIERYRAIIEKLGLRK